From one Streptomyces chromofuscus genomic stretch:
- a CDS encoding MFS transporter, translating into MPRSSTRLTFAVLATGAGVFSMLQSLIAPALPTVQHALHTSQSTVTWVMTAYLLSASVFTPILGRVGDLIGKKRTLVAVLLTVLAGCLLAALAPSIGVLIVARVIQGVGGALFPLSFGIIRDEFAPAEVSRSISNLSAVIAAGGGVGIVAAGPIVSALDYRWLFWIPVAVVAVTVLLAVRHVPESPDRSEGRVNWLGAVLLSAWLVALLLPLSQAGVWGWTSARVVGLFAAAVALFALWLFAEARSRTPLIDLGVMRLPAVWTTNTAALLFGAGIYAIWSFLPGFVQTPASAGYGFGASVTAAGLLMLPMLVAMFVSGVLSGRLEPVVGAKTLLTSGAALGALACGFLALWHDRPWQVALVAGVFGLGIGLAFASMANLIVGSVPAAQTGAATGMNANIRTIGGSIGAAVTSVLVTGRLQPSGLPHESGYTQGFALLAVLCLAAALAALLVPAGRPGRPVRSAGESPDTVAEPVVPAARG; encoded by the coding sequence ATGCCCCGTTCGTCCACTCGCCTCACCTTCGCGGTCCTCGCGACCGGTGCGGGCGTCTTCTCGATGCTGCAGTCGCTGATCGCGCCGGCCCTGCCGACCGTCCAGCACGCCCTGCACACCTCCCAGTCCACCGTGACCTGGGTCATGACGGCCTACCTGCTGTCCGCCTCGGTCTTCACGCCGATCCTCGGCCGCGTCGGCGACCTGATCGGCAAGAAGCGCACCCTCGTCGCCGTACTGCTCACCGTGCTGGCCGGGTGCCTGCTCGCCGCCCTCGCGCCCAGTATCGGCGTGCTGATCGTCGCCCGGGTGATCCAGGGCGTCGGCGGAGCGCTGTTCCCGCTGTCGTTCGGCATCATCCGCGACGAGTTCGCCCCGGCCGAGGTGAGCCGCAGCATCAGCAACCTGTCCGCCGTGATCGCCGCGGGCGGCGGCGTCGGCATCGTCGCCGCCGGGCCGATCGTGTCCGCGCTCGACTACCGCTGGCTGTTCTGGATTCCCGTCGCCGTCGTCGCGGTCACCGTGCTGCTCGCGGTGCGCCACGTGCCCGAGTCGCCCGACCGGAGCGAGGGCAGGGTCAACTGGCTCGGTGCCGTCCTGCTGTCGGCCTGGCTGGTGGCCCTGCTGCTGCCGCTCAGTCAGGCGGGCGTCTGGGGCTGGACCTCCGCCCGCGTCGTCGGGCTGTTCGCCGCCGCCGTGGCCCTGTTCGCGCTGTGGCTGTTCGCGGAGGCCCGCTCCCGCACCCCGCTCATCGACCTGGGCGTCATGCGCCTGCCCGCGGTGTGGACGACCAACACCGCCGCGCTGCTGTTCGGCGCCGGCATCTACGCGATCTGGTCCTTCCTCCCGGGGTTCGTGCAGACGCCCGCCTCGGCCGGGTACGGCTTCGGCGCGAGCGTCACCGCCGCCGGGCTGCTCATGCTGCCGATGCTGGTGGCGATGTTCGTCTCGGGCGTGCTGAGCGGCCGCCTGGAACCCGTGGTGGGCGCGAAGACGCTGCTGACCAGCGGCGCCGCGCTCGGCGCGCTGGCCTGTGGCTTCCTCGCCCTGTGGCACGACCGGCCGTGGCAAGTGGCCCTCGTCGCCGGTGTGTTCGGCCTGGGCATCGGACTCGCCTTCGCGTCAATGGCCAACCTGATCGTCGGCAGCGTGCCCGCCGCCCAGACCGGCGCCGCGACCGGCATGAACGCCAACATCCGCACCATCGGCGGATCCATCGGCGCCGCGGTCACGAGCGTCCTGGTCACCGGCCGCCTCCAGCCCTCGGGCCTGCCCCACGAGTCCGGCTACACCCAGGGCTTCGCGCTGCTGGCCGTGCTGTGCCTGGCCGCGGCCCTGGCCGCGCTCCTCGTCCCCGCCGGACGTCCCGGCCGCCCGGTCCGCTCCGCCGGCGAGTCCCCGGACACCGTCGCGGAGCCCGTCGTCCCCGCCGCGCGGGGCTGA
- a CDS encoding DM13 domain-containing protein — MGKPRGLWVAMGTVVVTAAVAVGLYWFQPWKLWVDETVREAAPAAPAAPAGSPEAPAPAPSRSAGPVTVARGELISHEHATTGTVSLLRLADGSHVLRLTDLNTSNGPDLRVWLTDAPVKEGAAGWRVFDDGAYESLGRLKGNRGDQNYAVPAGVDPAAFTSVSIWCDRFDVSFGAAELTRV, encoded by the coding sequence ATGGGGAAGCCGCGCGGGCTTTGGGTGGCGATGGGGACGGTCGTGGTGACGGCGGCCGTGGCGGTCGGGCTCTACTGGTTCCAGCCGTGGAAGCTGTGGGTGGACGAGACCGTGCGCGAGGCGGCGCCCGCGGCGCCGGCGGCCCCGGCGGGCTCCCCCGAGGCGCCCGCGCCCGCGCCGAGCCGTTCCGCGGGTCCCGTGACGGTCGCCCGGGGGGAGCTGATCAGCCATGAGCACGCCACGACCGGCACGGTCAGCCTGCTGCGGCTGGCCGACGGCTCCCATGTGCTGCGGCTGACGGACCTGAACACCAGCAACGGACCCGACCTGCGGGTGTGGCTGACGGACGCGCCCGTGAAGGAGGGCGCGGCCGGGTGGCGGGTGTTCGACGACGGCGCGTACGAGAGCCTGGGCCGGCTCAAGGGGAACAGGGGCGACCAGAACTACGCGGTCCCGGCCGGTGTCGATCCGGCGGCCTTCACCAGCGTGAGCATCTGGTGCGACCGGTTCGACGTGTCGTTCGGGGCGGCGGAGCTGACGCGCGTCTGA
- a CDS encoding Gfo/Idh/MocA family protein encodes MVRTLGVAVVGFGWMGRVHTQAYARLPHHYPHLALRPELVTVAEEVPGRAEQAAEQFGFASATRDWREVAADPRVRAVSVTAPNFLHREIGVAMARAGKHLWIEKPVGLTADDARAVADAVAEAGVQGAVGFNYRNAPAVESARELIASGEIGTVTHARIRLFSDYAAHPEGALTWRYERERGGSGVLGDLASHGADLARFLLGDIASLTADTAVFVPERARPTGATAGHSRATGGVLGPVENEDYVSCLLRFASGARGVLEACRVSVGEQNNYGFAVHGTKGAVFWDFRRMNELGISRGTGYQDQPVSTVYVGPGHGEFAAFQPGAANAMGFDDLKVIEAYRFLRSVAEGTPYGATPADAVHSAVVLDAMARSAESGGWVAVDARR; translated from the coding sequence ATGGTGAGGACGCTCGGTGTAGCCGTCGTCGGATTCGGCTGGATGGGCCGGGTGCACACCCAGGCGTACGCCCGCCTGCCGCACCACTATCCGCACCTCGCCCTGCGTCCGGAACTGGTGACCGTCGCCGAGGAGGTGCCCGGCCGGGCCGAGCAGGCCGCCGAGCAGTTCGGGTTCGCCTCGGCGACCCGCGACTGGCGCGAGGTGGCCGCCGATCCGCGCGTGCGGGCGGTCAGCGTCACCGCGCCGAACTTCCTGCACCGCGAGATCGGTGTGGCGATGGCCCGGGCCGGCAAGCACCTCTGGATCGAGAAGCCGGTCGGCCTCACGGCCGACGACGCCCGCGCGGTCGCCGACGCGGTGGCCGAGGCCGGTGTGCAGGGCGCGGTCGGCTTCAACTACCGCAACGCACCCGCCGTGGAGAGCGCCCGTGAGCTGATCGCCTCCGGTGAGATCGGCACGGTCACGCATGCCCGGATCCGGCTGTTCAGCGACTACGCGGCGCATCCCGAGGGCGCTTTGACCTGGCGGTACGAGCGGGAGCGCGGCGGCAGCGGGGTGCTGGGCGACCTGGCCTCGCACGGCGCCGACCTGGCCCGCTTCCTGCTCGGCGACATCGCGTCGCTCACCGCCGACACGGCGGTCTTCGTCCCGGAGCGGGCCCGCCCCACCGGCGCCACCGCCGGCCACTCCCGGGCCACCGGCGGCGTCCTCGGCCCGGTGGAGAACGAGGACTACGTGAGCTGCCTGCTGCGCTTCGCCTCCGGCGCCCGGGGTGTCCTGGAGGCCTGCCGCGTCTCGGTCGGCGAGCAGAACAACTACGGTTTCGCGGTGCACGGCACCAAGGGCGCGGTGTTCTGGGACTTCCGGCGGATGAACGAGCTGGGGATCAGCCGGGGAACCGGTTACCAGGACCAGCCCGTGAGCACGGTGTACGTCGGCCCGGGGCACGGCGAGTTCGCCGCCTTCCAGCCGGGCGCCGCCAACGCCATGGGCTTCGACGACCTGAAGGTGATCGAGGCGTACCGCTTCCTGCGCTCCGTCGCCGAGGGCACCCCCTACGGGGCCACGCCGGCGGACGCCGTGCACAGCGCCGTCGTACTGGACGCGATGGCGCGCTCCGCGGAGAGCGGCGGCTGGGTCGCCGTGGACGCGCGGCGGTGA
- a CDS encoding TetR/AcrR family transcriptional regulator — protein MTAETFPVSEIVASRRPHRKDAARNYDALLAAAREAFAEHGADASLEDIARRAGVGIGTLYRNFPTRRHLFESVYAGEVDDLCQVAQEVADHEPWEALTAWLHRFTGYIVTKRAVREALNDESEIFQACRDSMYAAGAPLFERAQRAGAARADMEFGDLLRMVAGITSTNFTDDAQRDRVLSIALDGVRAGR, from the coding sequence GTGACCGCGGAGACTTTCCCCGTCAGCGAGATCGTCGCGTCCCGGCGGCCCCACCGGAAGGACGCGGCCCGCAACTACGACGCTCTGCTGGCCGCCGCCCGCGAGGCGTTCGCCGAGCACGGCGCCGACGCCTCGCTGGAGGACATCGCCCGCCGCGCGGGTGTCGGCATCGGCACGCTCTACCGGAACTTCCCGACCCGTCGGCACCTGTTCGAGAGCGTGTACGCGGGCGAGGTCGACGACCTGTGCCAGGTCGCCCAGGAGGTCGCCGACCACGAGCCGTGGGAGGCGCTGACGGCCTGGCTGCACCGGTTCACCGGCTACATCGTGACCAAGCGGGCGGTCCGCGAGGCGCTCAACGACGAGTCGGAGATCTTCCAGGCCTGCCGGGACTCGATGTACGCGGCCGGCGCCCCGCTGTTCGAGCGGGCCCAGCGGGCCGGAGCGGCGCGGGCGGACATGGAGTTCGGCGACCTGCTGCGCATGGTCGCCGGCATCACCTCGACGAACTTCACCGACGACGCCCAGCGCGACCGCGTCCTGTCCATCGCCCTGGACGGCGTGCGCGCCGGGCGCTGA
- a CDS encoding TMEM175 family protein, translating into MWKSIPDGGPERLVALADGVFAIAITLLVLDLSVPRDLNSEQYHEALLELLPDLGAYALSVAVLGGFWRDHRRIFGAVQQVDGQLVFVSLLGLGVAALLPFPTRLLSDYGSEPVSPALYATAVAALGACHLLLGVLLARRPWLRAEGAPETGTGLQLLDPAATVVIFLLTVPLAALVGSAAMYWWLALIPVKVLIGRRVR; encoded by the coding sequence ATGTGGAAATCGATCCCGGACGGCGGACCCGAGCGGCTGGTGGCGCTCGCCGACGGCGTCTTCGCCATCGCCATCACCCTGCTCGTTCTGGATCTGTCCGTGCCGCGGGACCTGAACTCCGAGCAGTACCACGAGGCGTTGCTGGAGCTGCTCCCCGACCTCGGGGCGTACGCGCTCAGCGTGGCGGTGCTGGGCGGGTTCTGGCGCGACCACCGCAGGATCTTTGGCGCCGTCCAGCAGGTGGACGGCCAGCTCGTCTTCGTCTCCCTGCTGGGCCTGGGCGTCGCGGCCCTGCTGCCCTTCCCCACCCGGCTGCTCTCCGACTACGGCAGCGAACCCGTCTCGCCCGCCCTCTACGCGACGGCGGTCGCCGCCCTCGGCGCCTGCCATCTGCTGCTGGGCGTCCTGCTGGCCAGGCGTCCCTGGCTGCGCGCCGAGGGCGCCCCCGAGACGGGCACCGGGCTTCAGCTGCTCGACCCCGCCGCGACCGTCGTAATCTTCCTGCTCACCGTCCCGCTGGCCGCCCTGGTGGGGTCCGCGGCCATGTACTGGTGGCTGGCCCTGATCCCCGTCAAGGTCTTGATCGGCCGACGCGTCCGCTGA
- a CDS encoding LacI family DNA-binding transcriptional regulator, with protein sequence MRRPPTIRDVAEHAGVSKSLVSLVLRGSDQVRPEKREAVLRSVRELGYRPNAAARSLSERRSRTVGVLLNDLRNPWFVDLLDGLNSPLHAAGLRMLLADARLNRRTDDDLTGPFLDLGVDGLVVVGTLPDPAALGTVAAGIPVVVAGARDPVPPGVDVVAGDDGRGTRLVTEHLIGLGHRRIAHLAGYGAVGELRRRSFETTMRAHGLAEYAVVEPCDLTEEGGHRAAVRLLARPGRPTAVLAANDIAAVGALSAAEDLGLSVPGDLSVTGYDNTSISRLRHLWLTTVDNAGHEVGRRAARCLLDRMETPGGEGRLHLTVPTLEIRGTTAPAVA encoded by the coding sequence ATGCGACGACCGCCGACCATCCGAGACGTGGCCGAGCACGCCGGTGTCTCCAAGTCGCTGGTCTCCCTGGTACTGCGCGGCTCCGACCAGGTCCGCCCGGAGAAGCGGGAGGCCGTGCTGCGGTCCGTGCGCGAGCTGGGCTACCGGCCCAACGCCGCCGCCCGCAGCCTCAGCGAACGCCGCAGCCGTACCGTCGGCGTCCTCCTGAACGACCTGCGCAACCCCTGGTTCGTCGATCTGCTCGACGGCCTGAACTCCCCGCTGCACGCGGCGGGGCTGCGCATGCTGCTCGCCGACGCCCGCCTCAACCGCCGTACCGACGACGACCTGACCGGCCCCTTCCTGGACCTCGGGGTCGACGGCCTGGTCGTCGTCGGCACACTGCCCGATCCGGCCGCGCTCGGCACGGTCGCCGCCGGCATCCCGGTCGTCGTCGCGGGCGCCCGCGACCCGGTGCCGCCCGGCGTCGACGTCGTCGCCGGTGACGACGGCAGGGGCACGCGTCTGGTCACCGAGCACCTCATCGGGCTCGGGCACCGGCGGATCGCGCACCTCGCCGGGTACGGCGCGGTCGGCGAGCTGCGCCGGAGGAGCTTCGAGACGACGATGCGGGCGCACGGCCTCGCCGAGTACGCCGTGGTCGAGCCCTGCGACCTGACCGAGGAGGGCGGTCACCGCGCCGCCGTACGGCTGCTCGCCCGCCCGGGGCGGCCCACCGCCGTCCTCGCCGCCAACGACATCGCCGCCGTCGGCGCCCTGTCGGCGGCCGAGGACCTGGGCCTGAGCGTGCCGGGCGACCTCTCCGTGACCGGCTACGACAACACCAGCATCTCCCGGCTGCGCCACCTGTGGCTGACCACCGTCGACAACGCCGGCCACGAGGTCGGCCGCCGTGCCGCCCGCTGCCTGCTCGACCGGATGGAGACGCCCGGGGGAGAGGGGCGGCTCCACCTCACGGTGCCGACGCTGGAGATCCGTGGCACCACCGCGCCGGCCGTCGCCTGA
- a CDS encoding IclR family transcriptional regulator — MLECFTIEQPELNLQQITKATGLPASTCQRLVHNLMREGFLDRTDDTYRIGLGLVRWAAPGTFGLDMVQLTRPVLKDLRDRTGETACLYVRDGAFRTVVSLADTRHVVMRLFMVGMVMSLHAGSAGKVFMAFDPSARRAAVSHGLTRHTARTVVDIDVLDRQLEEIRRSGFSASFEERDLGAASISAPVFGSSGELVAAVGIGAPTQRLTPADVGRLAPVVVEAGEEASRRLGHRPGSRLESIPAKGPSGQ, encoded by the coding sequence ATCCTGGAATGCTTCACCATCGAGCAGCCGGAGCTGAACCTCCAGCAGATCACCAAGGCCACCGGGCTGCCGGCCAGCACCTGCCAGCGCCTCGTGCACAACCTCATGCGCGAGGGTTTCCTGGACCGCACCGACGACACCTACCGCATCGGTCTGGGCCTGGTTCGCTGGGCGGCCCCCGGCACCTTCGGCCTGGACATGGTGCAGCTGACCCGCCCCGTGCTGAAGGACCTGCGCGACCGCACCGGGGAGACGGCCTGCCTCTACGTGCGGGACGGGGCGTTCCGCACGGTGGTGTCACTGGCCGACACCCGGCACGTGGTGATGCGGCTGTTCATGGTCGGCATGGTGATGTCCCTGCACGCCGGATCGGCGGGCAAGGTCTTCATGGCGTTCGACCCCTCCGCGCGGCGGGCCGCCGTCAGCCACGGCCTGACCCGGCACACCGCGCGGACGGTCGTCGACATCGACGTACTCGACCGGCAGCTGGAGGAGATCCGCAGGAGCGGCTTCTCGGCGAGCTTCGAGGAACGCGACCTGGGAGCGGCGTCGATCAGCGCGCCGGTGTTCGGCAGCAGTGGCGAACTGGTCGCGGCGGTCGGCATCGGCGCCCCGACGCAGCGGCTCACGCCCGCCGACGTGGGCAGGCTCGCCCCGGTCGTCGTGGAGGCGGGCGAGGAGGCCTCCCGCCGCCTCGGCCACCGTCCCGGCAGCCGCCTGGAGTCCATCCCCGCGAAGGGACCCTCGGGCCAGTGA
- a CDS encoding LuxR family transcriptional regulator AbsR2, with translation MTYEQDAKTLELPWPFTGRENELALVRRSLTAGRPGIVVTGPAGSGKTRLVAEAVRGTDCARAAGTPDTRDIPFAAFAHLLPERVTLHRAVQLLSGARLLSVDDAHLLDDASAALVHQLAVHGRTRLLVAATDGAHVPGAVSRLWTGELLPRLALEPLPAEDTEQLLTAGAGGPLEPLTAHRLHRLCQGDLRLLRDLLGALRDSGLLTRVDGTDERAWRGPVPLTATVRDRIAPALHRTAPDERETLDRLAFAEPLPLPMDALDLGILEQLEHDALVRIGDDGAVHLAHPLLGPALRATAGKLRARRLAGTPDRYDAALAAEQTALSRRVEQADVRPLPTPVGEWLAAEGATVPAGYAAVRARFARLRGELREAGAWAREGLRGAADDASCRAELALAAAQSGDVTTGGEAAESRAVAVWAAAARGDLDRALAAVDADSPYDAVRLGAPEHATGRLRGVFAEHADALARDDGPALDRAAERLQERGLLLFAAEAHAQAVRAHRDPRAARTSRTRAVALARRCQGARTPALSGLALGELTARQRQIVTLAAAGLSNRQIAEQLTLSVRTVGNHLYSAYARLGAGDRSALPWLVELPDARPA, from the coding sequence ATGACTTACGAACAGGATGCGAAGACCCTGGAACTGCCCTGGCCGTTCACCGGACGGGAGAACGAACTCGCGCTCGTCCGCCGCTCCCTGACCGCCGGTCGGCCCGGCATCGTGGTGACGGGGCCCGCCGGGAGCGGCAAGACCCGCCTGGTCGCCGAGGCCGTCCGCGGTACCGACTGCGCCAGGGCCGCCGGGACGCCCGACACCCGGGACATCCCCTTCGCCGCGTTCGCCCACCTCCTGCCCGAGCGGGTCACCCTGCACCGGGCGGTGCAACTGCTGTCCGGCGCAAGGCTGCTGTCGGTGGACGACGCACACCTGCTCGACGACGCCTCCGCCGCCCTGGTCCACCAGCTCGCCGTGCACGGCCGCACCCGTCTGCTGGTCGCCGCCACCGACGGCGCGCACGTGCCCGGCGCGGTGTCCCGGCTGTGGACCGGCGAACTGCTGCCTCGGCTCGCCCTGGAACCCCTGCCCGCCGAAGACACCGAGCAGCTCCTCACCGCGGGCGCGGGCGGCCCCCTGGAGCCGCTCACCGCGCACCGGCTGCACCGGCTGTGCCAGGGCGACCTGCGGCTGCTGCGCGACCTGCTCGGCGCGCTGCGCGACAGCGGACTGCTCACCCGCGTCGACGGCACGGACGAACGCGCCTGGCGCGGGCCGGTGCCGCTCACCGCGACCGTCCGCGACCGCATCGCGCCCGCCCTGCACCGCACCGCCCCCGACGAGCGCGAGACCCTCGACCGCCTCGCCTTCGCCGAACCCCTCCCGCTGCCGATGGACGCCCTCGACCTCGGGATCCTCGAACAGCTGGAGCACGACGCCCTGGTCCGGATCGGCGACGACGGCGCCGTCCACCTCGCCCACCCGCTGCTCGGCCCCGCCCTGCGGGCCACGGCCGGAAAACTGCGCGCGCGACGCCTGGCGGGCACGCCGGACCGGTACGACGCCGCGCTGGCCGCGGAACAGACGGCGCTGTCCCGGCGCGTCGAGCAGGCCGACGTACGGCCGCTGCCCACGCCCGTGGGGGAGTGGCTCGCGGCCGAGGGTGCCACGGTGCCTGCCGGGTACGCCGCCGTCCGGGCGCGGTTCGCGCGGCTGCGCGGCGAGCTGCGGGAGGCCGGGGCGTGGGCCAGGGAGGGCCTGCGCGGCGCGGCCGACGACGCGTCCTGCCGTGCCGAACTCGCCCTCGCCGCGGCCCAGTCGGGCGATGTGACCACCGGTGGGGAAGCCGCGGAGAGCCGTGCCGTGGCCGTCTGGGCGGCCGCCGCGCGCGGCGACCTCGACCGGGCGCTGGCCGCGGTCGACGCGGACAGCCCCTACGACGCCGTACGCCTCGGCGCGCCGGAGCACGCCACCGGCCGCCTGCGCGGCGTCTTCGCCGAGCACGCCGACGCGCTCGCCCGCGACGACGGGCCCGCGCTGGACCGGGCGGCCGAACGGCTGCAGGAGCGCGGGCTGCTGCTGTTCGCCGCCGAGGCGCACGCCCAGGCGGTACGGGCACACCGCGACCCGCGCGCCGCCCGCACCTCACGCACCCGCGCCGTCGCCCTCGCCCGGCGCTGCCAGGGCGCCCGCACCCCCGCCCTGTCCGGCCTGGCCCTCGGCGAACTCACCGCCCGCCAGCGCCAGATCGTCACCCTCGCCGCGGCCGGCCTCAGCAACCGCCAGATCGCCGAACAGCTCACCCTCTCCGTCCGCACGGTCGGCAATCACCTCTACAGCGCGTACGCCCGCCTCGGCGCCGGCGACCGGTCCGCCCTGCCGTGGCTGGTGGAACTGCCGGACGCGCGGCCTGCGTAG
- the absR1 gene encoding beta-glucuronidase AbsR1, with protein sequence MPGRYCSLPQASAPDFAPGLTAERLSALRGGNRMWVNGTVLHYYFFTGETDGSVIPVPGTAERRRVPWGGAKEQQDVVRECFEEWRGLGIGLTFAEVDDRTEAELRIGFQPGDGSWSTVGRDALRVGLNERTMNFGWDLTEPGERGTALHEIGHALGMLHEHQSPFAGIHWDDEAVYDELAGPPNFWNRDRTFSNILRKLDPDEVNGSAWDPQSIMEYPFPPGLILEPEQFRGGLNPPGSLSALDKDFVLRWYPPADPPLPPALVPFRSAPLGLGPGEQADFTVEPPETRTYRVGTFGDSDAVVVVFEERDGEPRYLAGQDDGGTPGNATVRARLVKGRRYFVRVRLYSSWGPGETAVMCW encoded by the coding sequence ATGCCCGGACGCTACTGCTCTCTCCCGCAGGCGTCGGCCCCCGACTTCGCACCGGGGCTGACCGCCGAGCGGCTCAGTGCGCTCCGCGGCGGCAACCGGATGTGGGTCAACGGCACAGTCCTGCACTACTACTTCTTCACCGGCGAGACCGACGGCTCCGTCATCCCCGTCCCGGGGACCGCGGAGCGGCGGCGGGTGCCCTGGGGCGGCGCCAAGGAGCAGCAGGACGTCGTCCGCGAGTGCTTCGAGGAGTGGCGGGGCCTGGGCATCGGCCTGACCTTCGCCGAGGTCGACGACCGGACGGAGGCCGAGCTGCGGATCGGGTTCCAGCCGGGCGACGGCTCGTGGTCGACCGTCGGCAGGGACGCGCTGCGGGTCGGCCTGAACGAACGCACGATGAACTTCGGCTGGGACCTGACCGAGCCCGGGGAGCGCGGGACGGCCCTGCACGAGATCGGGCACGCGCTCGGGATGCTGCACGAGCACCAGAGCCCGTTCGCCGGCATCCACTGGGACGACGAGGCCGTGTACGACGAGCTGGCGGGCCCGCCGAACTTCTGGAACCGCGACCGGACCTTCTCGAACATTTTGCGCAAGCTCGACCCGGACGAGGTGAACGGCTCCGCCTGGGACCCGCAGTCGATCATGGAGTACCCGTTCCCGCCGGGGCTGATCCTGGAGCCCGAGCAGTTCCGCGGGGGACTGAACCCGCCCGGCTCGCTGTCCGCCCTCGACAAGGACTTCGTCCTGCGCTGGTACCCGCCGGCCGACCCGCCGCTGCCGCCCGCGCTCGTGCCGTTCCGTTCGGCGCCGCTCGGTCTGGGGCCGGGCGAGCAGGCCGACTTCACCGTGGAGCCGCCGGAGACCCGCACGTACCGGGTGGGCACCTTCGGCGACAGCGACGCCGTCGTCGTCGTCTTCGAGGAGCGGGACGGCGAACCGCGTTACCTGGCCGGACAGGACGACGGGGGCACCCCCGGCAACGCCACTGTCCGGGCCCGGCTCGTCAAGGGCCGCCGCTACTTCGTCCGTGTGCGCCTGTACTCCTCGTGGGGTCCTGGCGAAACGGCGGTCATGTGCTGGTGA